A genomic window from Silene latifolia isolate original U9 population chromosome Y, ASM4854445v1, whole genome shotgun sequence includes:
- the LOC141628283 gene encoding uncharacterized protein LOC141628283, with the protein MTNDTPPHKTGLHPVFTVTNIQHKVHVLDGTKVMYASWVRLFKLHARGYKVLSYIDGTAAPKETDASYEAWCEVDAHVLQWIYGNLSDEILPRVLEDESTARAAWVRVENIFNNNKGARAAALESEFNAL; encoded by the coding sequence ATGACAAACGATACTCCCCCACACAAAACCGGTTTGCATCCTGTGTTTACCGTGACCAATATCCAGCACAAAGTTCATGTTCTTGACGGCACGAAGGTGATGTATGCATCGTGGGTTCGCCTATTCAAACTTCATGCTCGAGGGTACAAGGTTTTGTCTTACATTGATGGGACGGCTGCCCCCAAGGAGACGGATGCTTCTTATGAAGCATGGTGTGAAGTCGATGCTCATGTCCTCCAATGGATATACGGTAATCTTAGCGACGAGATCCTACCCCGAGTTCTTGAAGATGAATCCACAGCCCGTGCGGcttgggttcgagtcgaaaatatcttcaacaacaacaagggTGCTCGTGCCGCGGCCCTCGAATCTGAATTCAATGCTCTTTGA